The Candidatus Eremiobacteraceae bacterium genome includes the window GTACGCCGTCCAGGTGGCGCCAGGCTACAGGAACGGGACAGAGTTCATGGGTTCTCGGGGCGGTTCCTTCTAGCGAAACGCCCCTAATGGATCGCGACGAGTTGGAAATCGACCTCGTACTGCTGGCCGGCGGCGGCCACATGGACGCTTTTCGTCTGCGTTTGGTAGCCGGCATCGCTCGCAACGACCGATTCGTCTAATCCGGGGGAATCTAGCGGAACCCCCGTGACCCGGTACATTCCGTTGGAATCGGTGTGGGGATTGATGACCATCGAGATGACGATGCTCGCCCCGGCGATCGGTTTGCCCGTGACGCTGTCGGTCACGGTGCCAAAAACGGTGCCGTAGTTGCCCTGTCCTACGGGTCCACCGTTGCCGGTGTTGCATCCCGCGAGCGATGTGACCGCCGCGCAGAGTGCCGCAAGAATAAACGCATGACGCATGAAGCCAGCCGCTCCTTTTCGAGACCATCGATCCACCGACGGATATACGTAACGGCGTTCCGGCTGGTTCCCGTCAGTCCCGCGCGGATTCCCGGTCAT containing:
- a CDS encoding carboxypeptidase-like regulatory domain-containing protein, coding for MRHAFILAALCAAVTSLAGCNTGNGGPVGQGNYGTVFGTVTDSVTGKPIAGASIVISMVINPHTDSNGMYRVTGVPLDSPGLDESVVASDAGYQTQTKSVHVAAAGQQYEVDFQLVAIH